From Ammoniphilus oxalaticus, the proteins below share one genomic window:
- a CDS encoding sensor domain-containing protein, with product MKSNPLVEFRYPLDLSLKNLLFEKDEKLKDVLRELADIKFALDQSSIVAITDHRGKILEVNEQFCKISQYDREELLGQDHRIVNSDYHSSDFFRDMWATIATGNIWRGEVKNKAKDGSFYWVDTTIVPFLDDDGRPYQYISLRNEITDRKRMEQELRRNEEKYRLITENSSDLISIIDGEANFQYVSPTHTIHLGHRLTELESGNLLQWVHPEDREIVSHGIQQMSVTKMMSSQLEFRVQKKSGNYIDVEARVSSILNETGYVLSFVLVMRDITDRKQSEQKIYHLAYHDTLTQLPNRRLFMDRIRKEVRYAKQFQSQLAIIFLDVDRFKQINDSWGHESGDLVLTEVGKRIKQSIRSNDLLARMGGDEFTVMLTNITDMKEAEQVAKRILDSFQKPIKIGKKKHTITCSLGISFFPSDGKSAEELIKRADMALYAVKDQGRNGYLFFDSEMEQRSLERILLEYELKKAIELEQFYMDYQPKVDLSTGCLVGMEALVRWKHPELGRIAPNKFIPVAEDTGLIVPLGEWIMRRGCEQAVEWQRAGYPPVKLSINLSVRQLFEPDLLPQIKAVLKDTGLEPQWLEFEVTESVFADLEDASIILQQIRALGIHISMDDFGTGYSSFSYLQHLPIDTLKIDPSFVRDIHLKKESQAIVKGILSIAETLNLNVIAEGIETIEQLTVLSEDGCSQGQGYLFSRPLSSQQFENYLQQMQCNKTNS from the coding sequence GTGAAAAGCAATCCATTAGTTGAGTTTCGTTACCCGCTTGATTTATCCTTAAAAAATTTGCTATTTGAAAAGGATGAAAAATTAAAAGACGTACTGAGGGAACTCGCCGATATTAAATTTGCTTTAGACCAGTCTTCCATCGTCGCGATTACGGATCACCGCGGGAAGATTCTTGAAGTGAATGAGCAGTTTTGCAAAATTTCTCAATATGATCGTGAAGAATTACTTGGTCAAGATCATCGGATTGTAAATTCCGATTATCACTCTTCAGATTTTTTTCGAGACATGTGGGCGACCATTGCAACAGGGAATATATGGCGTGGCGAAGTGAAAAACAAGGCCAAGGACGGTTCTTTTTATTGGGTCGACACAACGATTGTTCCTTTTTTAGATGATGATGGGAGGCCATACCAATATATTTCGTTACGCAACGAGATCACAGATCGGAAAAGGATGGAGCAAGAATTAAGGAGGAATGAGGAAAAATATCGTTTAATTACGGAAAATTCTTCAGACCTCATTTCGATTATAGACGGGGAAGCTAATTTTCAATATGTGTCCCCTACGCATACGATTCATTTAGGTCACCGCTTAACGGAATTAGAATCGGGTAATTTACTACAATGGGTCCATCCTGAAGATCGAGAAATCGTCTCCCATGGGATTCAACAAATGTCCGTGACCAAAATGATGTCCTCGCAGTTGGAATTCCGTGTCCAAAAGAAAAGCGGGAACTATATTGATGTGGAAGCAAGAGTCAGTTCGATCTTAAACGAAACCGGTTATGTTCTTAGCTTCGTACTCGTCATGCGCGATATTACCGATCGCAAACAATCCGAACAAAAAATTTACCATTTAGCTTACCACGACACGTTAACTCAATTACCGAATCGAAGATTGTTTATGGACCGAATCCGCAAAGAAGTTCGTTACGCGAAACAGTTCCAATCGCAACTAGCCATCATCTTTCTTGATGTCGATCGCTTTAAACAAATTAATGATTCCTGGGGACACGAAAGCGGCGATCTCGTCCTAACCGAAGTGGGCAAAAGGATTAAACAGTCGATCCGCTCGAACGACCTGTTAGCCCGAATGGGCGGTGATGAATTCACCGTGATGCTCACCAATATTACAGACATGAAAGAAGCCGAACAAGTCGCTAAACGGATTTTGGACAGCTTTCAAAAACCAATTAAAATAGGCAAGAAAAAACATACGATTACATGCAGTTTAGGAATCTCCTTTTTCCCATCTGATGGAAAGAGCGCGGAAGAACTGATCAAGCGAGCGGATATGGCGCTATACGCCGTGAAAGATCAAGGGAGAAATGGCTATTTATTTTTTGACTCCGAAATGGAACAGCGTTCCCTGGAACGAATTTTGTTAGAGTATGAACTGAAAAAAGCGATTGAACTAGAACAATTTTACATGGATTACCAACCAAAAGTCGATCTTAGCACAGGTTGTTTAGTTGGGATGGAAGCTTTGGTTCGTTGGAAGCATCCTGAATTGGGCCGAATCGCGCCAAATAAATTTATCCCCGTCGCCGAGGACACAGGGTTAATTGTTCCGTTGGGGGAATGGATTATGCGACGTGGATGCGAACAAGCGGTTGAATGGCAACGAGCAGGCTATCCCCCTGTCAAACTATCGATTAATCTATCGGTTCGACAATTATTCGAGCCTGATCTGCTCCCTCAGATCAAAGCGGTTCTGAAAGATACAGGTTTGGAACCCCAATGGCTTGAATTTGAAGTGACCGAAAGTGTTTTTGCGGATCTAGAGGATGCATCGATCATCCTACAACAAATCAGAGCGTTAGGGATTCATATTTCAATGGATGACTTTGGAACCGGCTATAGCTCATTCAGTTATTTGCAACACCTCCCGATCGATACATTAAAAATCGATCCCTCCTTTGTGCGAGACATTCATTTAAAAAAGGAAAGTCAGGCGATTGTAAAAGGAATCCTGTCGATTGCCGAAACACTAAATTTGAATGTAATTGCGGAAGGTATTGAAACAATCGAACAATTAACAGTATTAAGTGAGGACGGCTGTAGTCAAGGGCAAGGCTATTTATTCAGCAGACCACTGTCTAGTCAACAGTTCGAAAATTACCTACAACAGATGCAATGTAATAAAACGAACAGCTAA
- a CDS encoding erythromycin esterase family protein, with protein MKQQIIDEINKRAKPLHTSQDLEPLMDEIGEIPIVLLGEATHGSAEFYKWRFEMTKKLIVEKGFNAVVVEGDWPPCFELNRYVKGKAHQDTDLKTLLKQLFNYYPSWVLGNEEMIPVIEWVKDYNRELPEEEKIGFYGNDVKSLWESLEEVIRYLERTESDELVAMAKMIYANLESSQRNPQIYGLNAMFFGQSVAEDVEALYQKVVESRKDLKDIDDEQFNDEINAFVMRNSERYWRSMATEGPDNWNIRVYHMVDMIYRLMEYHGEQSKIIVWGHNTHFGDARATEGMPLEGFVNEGQVIREQKGEDQVYILGFSTYSGEVIASTAWNEPLQVMEVPPAVEGSWDALLHEAGAEDRLLIFGKDEPVFSTSIPQRAIGAVYRPHEVEYQTYVATRLSDRYNALIHIDQTRPVKPLLPK; from the coding sequence ATGAAACAACAGATCATCGATGAAATAAATAAAAGAGCTAAACCGTTACATACGAGTCAAGATTTGGAACCTTTAATGGATGAAATCGGAGAGATTCCGATTGTATTACTCGGTGAAGCGACGCACGGCAGCGCGGAATTTTATAAATGGCGATTTGAGATGACGAAGAAACTCATTGTCGAAAAAGGGTTCAATGCTGTTGTCGTTGAAGGTGACTGGCCTCCATGTTTTGAACTCAATCGTTATGTAAAAGGCAAAGCGCATCAGGATACAGATTTGAAGACTTTATTGAAACAACTGTTCAATTACTACCCATCCTGGGTGTTAGGCAATGAAGAGATGATTCCCGTTATTGAATGGGTGAAGGATTATAATCGTGAGCTACCGGAAGAAGAGAAAATAGGTTTTTACGGAAATGATGTAAAAAGCTTGTGGGAGTCTCTTGAGGAAGTCATTCGATATTTAGAACGGACCGAATCAGACGAGCTGGTGGCCATGGCTAAGATGATCTACGCGAACTTGGAGTCGAGCCAACGCAACCCGCAAATTTACGGATTAAACGCGATGTTTTTTGGGCAGTCGGTCGCGGAAGATGTGGAAGCGCTCTATCAAAAAGTGGTAGAGAGCAGAAAAGACCTCAAAGATATAGACGATGAACAATTCAATGATGAAATTAATGCTTTTGTGATGCGCAATTCAGAGCGCTATTGGCGTTCGATGGCGACCGAAGGACCAGACAACTGGAACATTCGAGTATACCATATGGTCGATATGATCTATCGGTTGATGGAATATCATGGCGAGCAAAGCAAGATCATCGTTTGGGGACACAATACCCACTTTGGCGATGCGCGGGCGACGGAAGGAATGCCGTTGGAAGGTTTCGTCAATGAAGGACAAGTGATCCGCGAACAAAAGGGAGAGGATCAAGTATATATCCTTGGTTTTTCCACGTATTCAGGGGAAGTGATTGCATCGACGGCTTGGAACGAACCGTTACAAGTGATGGAGGTTCCGCCTGCGGTTGAGGGAAGTTGGGACGCGCTCCTTCACGAAGCGGGAGCGGAAGATCGACTCTTGATTTTTGGGAAAGATGAACCTGTTTTTTCCACTTCGATTCCGCAACGAGCAATTGGAGCGGTTTACCGACCACATGAAGTGGAGTATCAAACGTATGTGGCAACCCGTTTATCGGATCGGTATAATGCGTTGATCCATATTGATCAGACGCGCCCGGTTAAACCGTTACTCCCAAAATAA
- a CDS encoding methyl-accepting chemotaxis protein, producing the protein MMNESRLSRLFGSSRKLRSQLLTWFLIMSIIPLIVVCLLSFYQVRQTQDFIMAGEIENLSSIGESNAEFITAWLEVRQDEMRYLAELNAAQQMDKQEIDHLLQKMADAKGFYDTIFSVDANGVGFSGIEHAGGSARIQTEQEVNDFVVDDREWFQAAIAGNETFSQPLISRATGNYVVTVAVPIYQGGEIVGVMRGAVLLDTIMKRVQQLELGESAEVYLVDRKGLLVTPAESITNMDQAIETEASVAIGNEQSGSGIYANAQGTDVVGAYQYIPLLQWGLVTEIDQTHVLSEATSLRNQLMSLFTIIVIVCIVGIIVCALLIARSITRPVETIVEALQHVAEGDLTKRMEISLDQEQSRNEINRLAVHFNQMTSDLNQLTRSITNNSGMVARISEEVTASSEQTSHVSSEIATSIQEISSGQDQQVTDIQHAKVVVDEMSGAIQLIVDEIQTVADVATDTSQLAEEGKQVIDQSIEQMRKVSHASQAMGEVIQDLHDKTGEIEKVMDLIRHISEQTNLLALNASIEAARAGHHGRGFAVVADEIRKLAEQSNESTNQVNQIIVEIQEGSKKTVESNQSGQLAIGQCASMVNHAGECFAEITESVNNVSDRMQEVSSSTEQMKASSVELVRLIEQVSHISEQFASYTRKVAAGSEEQLASMEEIAASAQQLSGMAGELQELVKRFKTEDA; encoded by the coding sequence ATGATGAATGAAAGTCGGTTGTCTAGGTTGTTCGGCTCATCACGAAAGTTACGCTCGCAGTTATTGACATGGTTTTTAATCATGTCGATCATTCCTTTAATTGTTGTTTGTTTATTATCCTTTTATCAAGTCCGGCAGACACAGGATTTTATAATGGCGGGAGAGATTGAAAATCTTTCGTCCATTGGGGAATCGAATGCGGAGTTTATTACGGCCTGGTTAGAAGTCAGACAGGATGAAATGCGTTATTTAGCTGAGTTGAATGCGGCGCAACAAATGGATAAGCAAGAGATTGACCATTTGTTGCAAAAGATGGCTGATGCGAAAGGGTTTTATGACACGATTTTTTCGGTTGATGCCAATGGGGTAGGCTTTTCTGGGATTGAACACGCGGGCGGCTCCGCTCGGATTCAAACGGAACAAGAGGTGAACGATTTTGTCGTTGACGATAGAGAGTGGTTTCAGGCGGCGATTGCAGGAAATGAGACGTTTTCTCAGCCATTGATCTCAAGGGCAACAGGAAATTATGTGGTTACGGTTGCTGTTCCAATCTATCAAGGCGGTGAGATTGTTGGGGTGATGAGGGGCGCCGTGTTACTCGATACAATTATGAAAAGGGTTCAACAATTAGAGCTTGGAGAATCCGCGGAAGTCTACCTCGTTGATCGGAAAGGGTTATTGGTCACCCCAGCGGAATCGATAACGAACATGGACCAGGCGATTGAAACGGAAGCATCTGTAGCGATTGGAAATGAGCAAAGTGGCTCCGGTATTTATGCGAACGCGCAGGGGACGGATGTTGTCGGGGCTTATCAATATATTCCGTTGTTGCAGTGGGGATTAGTGACTGAAATTGATCAAACCCACGTTTTAAGTGAGGCCACTTCGTTACGTAATCAATTGATGTCTTTATTTACGATCATTGTGATCGTTTGTATCGTAGGCATTATCGTTTGCGCTCTGCTGATTGCTCGCTCAATCACGCGGCCCGTTGAAACGATTGTAGAAGCGCTGCAACATGTGGCTGAAGGCGATTTGACGAAAAGGATGGAAATCAGTTTAGATCAAGAACAATCACGAAATGAAATCAATCGCCTCGCGGTTCATTTCAATCAAATGACGAGTGACCTGAATCAGTTGACGCGAAGCATAACGAATAATTCTGGGATGGTTGCCCGCATATCGGAAGAGGTAACAGCGAGCAGTGAACAGACAAGTCATGTTTCAAGCGAAATTGCAACTTCGATTCAGGAAATTTCATCGGGCCAAGATCAGCAAGTAACGGATATCCAACATGCTAAAGTCGTTGTGGATGAGATGTCAGGCGCGATCCAGCTGATTGTGGATGAGATTCAAACGGTGGCGGATGTGGCGACGGATACGTCTCAATTAGCGGAGGAAGGCAAACAGGTCATCGATCAGTCTATTGAGCAAATGAGAAAAGTGAGTCATGCCAGTCAAGCAATGGGAGAAGTTATCCAGGATTTACATGATAAAACAGGCGAGATTGAAAAGGTGATGGATTTAATTCGTCATATTTCGGAGCAAACCAACCTTTTGGCGCTGAATGCGTCGATTGAAGCGGCGCGAGCAGGACACCATGGAAGGGGTTTTGCCGTGGTCGCCGATGAAATTCGTAAGTTGGCGGAGCAATCCAATGAATCGACGAACCAAGTGAACCAGATTATTGTTGAGATTCAAGAAGGGTCCAAGAAAACGGTTGAATCGAATCAAAGTGGACAACTTGCGATTGGGCAATGCGCCTCGATGGTGAATCACGCAGGTGAATGTTTTGCGGAGATCACCGAATCTGTCAATAACGTGAGTGATCGCATGCAAGAGGTCTCATCTTCTACGGAACAGATGAAAGCTTCTTCAGTGGAATTGGTCCGCTTGATTGAGCAAGTCTCACATATTTCTGAGCAGTTTGCCTCCTATACGAGGAAAGTGGCTGCGGGATCGGAAGAACAACTAGCCTCGATGGAAGAGATTGCGGCGTCAGCCCAACAACTATCTGGAATGGCTGGAGAATTACAGGAGTTGGTTAAACGTTTTAAGACGGAGGACGCTTAA
- a CDS encoding cation diffusion facilitator family transporter yields the protein MVLLETDKRGERGAWISIAAYLFLSIFKLISAYWFNSEALLADGLNNSTDIVLSVAILIGIRISRIPPDENHRYGHLKAESIASLVASFIMMSVGLKIIWDSFQQLLYEPASVVPDGRAAWIALISAGVMYFVYRYNTKLAAVTKSPALLAAAKDNLSDVWVSVGAAIGIFGSGWGLPWLDRLAAVVVAIMICKTAWDIFTESAHQLTDGFDEKLLPRYVETIRAVDGVRAVDNIKARSYGAAVFVDVVIHVHPQLDIVRSHAICNEIEHIMLKIHHVHYVHIHIEPDKKLLAAYFV from the coding sequence ATGGTGTTGTTAGAAACTGACAAGAGAGGCGAACGAGGCGCTTGGATTAGTATTGCGGCGTATCTCTTCTTGTCAATCTTTAAACTCATCTCCGCTTACTGGTTTAACTCCGAAGCGCTTTTAGCGGATGGTCTTAACAATTCGACGGATATCGTTTTATCCGTTGCTATATTAATCGGAATTCGCATTTCGCGGATCCCGCCAGACGAAAATCATAGGTATGGTCATTTGAAAGCGGAGTCCATCGCTTCACTCGTCGCTTCATTTATCATGATGAGTGTCGGACTAAAAATTATTTGGGATTCTTTCCAGCAATTACTGTATGAACCAGCGTCTGTCGTGCCAGATGGGCGGGCTGCGTGGATTGCATTAATCTCTGCTGGGGTGATGTATTTTGTGTACCGTTATAATACAAAGCTAGCGGCGGTTACGAAAAGCCCCGCATTGCTCGCCGCGGCAAAAGATAATTTATCAGACGTATGGGTGAGTGTCGGGGCGGCAATTGGCATTTTCGGTTCGGGGTGGGGGTTGCCTTGGTTAGACCGACTTGCCGCTGTCGTTGTTGCGATTATGATTTGCAAAACGGCGTGGGATATTTTTACAGAATCGGCTCACCAACTGACCGACGGATTTGATGAAAAATTATTGCCGCGCTATGTGGAAACGATTCGAGCGGTTGACGGAGTACGGGCGGTTGACAACATTAAAGCGCGCAGCTATGGCGCGGCGGTGTTTGTCGATGTCGTCATCCACGTTCATCCGCAGCTCGATATCGTTCGATCCCATGCGATCTGCAATGAGATTGAACATATCATGTTAAAGATCCACCATGTTCATTATGTTCATATCCACATTGAGCCGGATAAAAAATTGCTCGCCGCTTATTTCGTTTAA
- a CDS encoding NAD(P)H-dependent flavin oxidoreductase encodes MSNNRVCELLEIQYPIIEGGLAYVGNGALAAAVSNGGGFGVVGSAGRTVENFCREIKLAAEQTELPFGVNFPISQHADNDKIVQAILDHKHLIRAVSISAGNPRPYIPIFKDAGLKALVLTSTVHQSLRAEQAGADLVVCEGYEAGGHLGPAEMTLFSLIPQVVRVVSIPVVAAGGLSDGRGILAAFALGAEGVQLGTRFVATTECEAHDAYKRLLLDADDDATTVIERSIGRVTRVLKSQYVDDILAVEQSNPSVDTLLPYIKGRNKIAAIDGKTDAGWLNCGQSVGLIDSIESATSVVKRLVQEVQLLASGDTLDVFK; translated from the coding sequence ATGAGCAATAATCGTGTTTGCGAATTGTTGGAGATTCAATATCCGATTATTGAAGGCGGACTTGCTTATGTAGGCAATGGCGCGCTTGCTGCGGCGGTGTCGAATGGCGGCGGATTTGGCGTGGTCGGTTCGGCGGGACGGACTGTGGAAAATTTTTGTCGTGAAATTAAACTTGCCGCTGAACAAACGGAGCTTCCTTTTGGCGTCAATTTTCCGATCAGTCAGCATGCGGACAACGATAAGATCGTTCAAGCGATTTTAGATCACAAGCATCTAATTAGAGCTGTAAGTATCTCCGCGGGAAATCCGCGTCCATACATTCCCATTTTTAAAGATGCGGGCCTGAAAGCGCTCGTGTTGACTTCGACTGTCCATCAATCGTTGCGGGCTGAACAGGCGGGGGCTGATCTCGTTGTCTGTGAGGGGTATGAAGCGGGCGGACATCTTGGACCAGCGGAAATGACTTTATTTTCACTCATTCCGCAGGTTGTTCGAGTTGTCTCCATTCCCGTTGTCGCTGCGGGTGGACTTAGTGATGGACGGGGGATCCTGGCGGCATTTGCGCTCGGCGCTGAAGGGGTCCAACTCGGCACACGATTTGTCGCAACAACCGAGTGTGAGGCGCATGACGCTTACAAGCGTTTATTGCTGGACGCGGATGATGATGCGACAACGGTGATTGAACGCAGTATCGGGCGCGTTACGCGCGTGTTGAAAAGTCAGTATGTAGATGACATTTTAGCGGTCGAGCAAAGTAACCCAAGTGTAGACACGTTGCTTCCTTACATAAAAGGTAGAAACAAAATCGCCGCGATCGATGGCAAAACGGATGCGGGTTGGTTGAACTGTGGACAATCGGTCGGTTTAATCGATTCGATTGAAAGCGCGACATCCGTTGTCAAACGGTTGGTTCAGGAAGTCCAGTTGTTAGCGAGCGGGGATACGTTGGATGTATTTAAGTGA
- a CDS encoding methyl-accepting chemotaxis protein, with amino-acid sequence MFFTRKPQGWKEYMKQSHSTDISNIEEQAKKELNFLGINQETLTYVIEAAQVLRPHKNEIIDRFYGHLLTVDHLQNIIAQHSTIDRLRQTMDRYLEQFFQGEIDQEYIKTRKIIGHVHSRIHLTADHFISAHHLMIHSMTLILMENMRRDPHRMMQMAHAVQKLAAYDQQLIVNVYMEETFKSFLFNVSDLLNDTIEVDSIKELVTSMDKQIEESHSVATAMGEISATIHEVANHAERVADGSDTAVQSADQSKVVIDEALNNIEQVGKVYVQLVDQVSSLNQEIEHIQQIANIIQEISEQTNLLALNAAIEAARAGEHGRGFSVVAGEVRNLSERTKQQVMQITTNLTNLRDVSAQLIQQIKQTGDQVDQSVAGAEHAGDALSKIITAIQENSESNSHIATMTEEQSAVVTDISERNSSIHDHSIYTQGIAKETANRVFQLSSEMDRIRNSFFQINIKLNAKDLVRVAKTDHLLWKWRIYNMLLGIQAVDSSQVTTHQECRLGKWYYGDLPQHIKNSATYKELEQPHQEVHHYARLAVERYEQADLHGAEEALKKLEQASEVVIAILTELEASLDV; translated from the coding sequence GTGTTTTTCACTAGGAAACCACAAGGTTGGAAAGAATATATGAAACAATCCCATTCAACCGACATCTCGAACATCGAGGAACAAGCGAAAAAAGAATTAAATTTTCTTGGCATCAATCAAGAGACGTTAACCTATGTAATCGAAGCGGCGCAAGTGTTACGACCACATAAAAATGAAATCATCGATCGATTTTATGGACATCTCCTGACCGTGGACCATCTCCAAAACATCATTGCCCAACACTCTACGATTGACAGACTGCGTCAAACGATGGATCGATACCTTGAACAATTTTTTCAGGGGGAAATCGACCAGGAATATATTAAGACAAGAAAGATCATCGGCCATGTTCATAGTCGGATTCACTTAACTGCTGACCATTTTATTTCTGCTCATCATTTAATGATACATTCCATGACTTTAATTCTTATGGAAAATATGCGCCGTGATCCTCACCGAATGATGCAAATGGCGCACGCTGTCCAAAAATTAGCCGCTTACGATCAGCAACTAATCGTCAATGTATATATGGAAGAAACATTTAAGTCTTTCTTATTTAATGTCTCCGACCTCCTAAACGATACCATTGAAGTCGATTCGATTAAAGAACTCGTCACCTCCATGGACAAGCAAATAGAGGAAAGCCACAGTGTTGCCACTGCCATGGGAGAAATTAGCGCAACGATTCATGAAGTTGCCAACCACGCGGAAAGAGTCGCGGACGGATCCGACACCGCGGTACAATCGGCAGACCAAAGCAAAGTCGTCATCGACGAGGCGCTAAACAACATTGAGCAAGTCGGAAAAGTCTATGTTCAACTTGTGGACCAAGTCAGTTCGCTAAATCAAGAGATTGAACATATACAACAGATCGCCAACATCATCCAAGAAATATCTGAACAAACGAATTTACTCGCTCTCAACGCTGCGATTGAAGCGGCTCGGGCTGGAGAACATGGCAGGGGTTTTTCCGTTGTAGCGGGAGAAGTTCGCAACCTCTCGGAGCGAACCAAGCAACAAGTAATGCAAATCACGACGAACCTCACGAATTTACGAGATGTATCCGCCCAGCTTATTCAACAAATTAAACAAACAGGCGATCAAGTTGATCAAAGTGTTGCGGGCGCCGAACATGCCGGCGACGCGCTATCCAAGATCATTACCGCCATTCAGGAAAATAGCGAATCAAATTCACACATCGCAACGATGACAGAAGAACAATCCGCTGTCGTCACAGACATCTCAGAACGAAACTCTTCGATTCATGATCACAGTATTTACACGCAAGGAATTGCAAAAGAAACGGCAAACAGAGTTTTTCAACTCAGCAGTGAAATGGATCGGATTCGAAATAGCTTTTTCCAAATCAACATTAAATTAAATGCAAAAGATTTAGTCCGCGTCGCAAAAACGGACCACCTTCTTTGGAAATGGAGAATCTATAATATGCTGTTAGGGATCCAAGCCGTGGACTCCAGTCAAGTTACAACCCATCAAGAATGCAGATTAGGTAAGTGGTATTATGGCGATCTGCCGCAACACATCAAAAATAGCGCTACATACAAGGAATTAGAACAACCTCACCAAGAAGTTCATCACTATGCGAGACTGGCAGTAGAACGTTATGAACAAGCAGACCTACACGGAGCGGAAGAAGCATTGAAAAAGCTAGAACAAGCGTCAGAAGTGGTCATAGCCATCCTGACAGAGTTAGAAGCCAGTTTAGATGTTTGA
- a CDS encoding twin-arginine translocase TatA/TatE family subunit — translation MLQNIGVPGLVLILVIALVVFGPNKLPELGRAFGRTLKEFKDSTKGIMDDDDKRDDLKQIK, via the coding sequence ATGCTTCAAAATATTGGTGTTCCAGGACTTGTTCTTATTTTAGTCATTGCCCTTGTCGTTTTTGGACCGAACAAATTGCCCGAACTAGGTCGAGCTTTTGGCAGAACGCTAAAAGAATTTAAAGATTCAACAAAAGGGATTATGGATGACGACGACAAACGGGACGATCTTAAACAAATAAAATAG